A segment of the uncultured Desulfobulbus sp. genome:
TTGAATACATTGTCCAATTTCATCATTGTGGTATGAGGGCAGGGAACTGCTGAAATCACCTGCGGCTAAGCGCTCGGCAAATGAGGTGGCCTGGGTCATCGGCCTGCTGATGGCTAAACTTATTATCACCCCAAGGACGATACTGCAGGCAACTCCGGCCAGGACAAAGATGCCAATGATGAAACGGGTTTGCGAACTGTTTGCCGCCATTTCCCGGGTCACTTCTGCAATGAGCGCTTCTGCCTCTTTCGTTAATTTCCCAATCCCTTCTTCAAAGGCGTAAATATAGTCTTTTATGGGCATCATCAGTTTATTGGCATCCTGGGGGGTCAGGGTGGTGCTGACGATGACCTGTTCAGCTATTTGCTGAAATCCTGAGACATAATTGCCATAGGCTGATTGACTTTGGGCAAGGGCCTGTTTCACCTCTGGGCTTACCTTAATATCGCTTTCAAGCAGGGCTGTTGCCTTACTGAGTAAGGTTTGCGTCTTCTCTGAAACCTTGTTGAATTTACTTAGATAATTTTGCTGCTTATCCGGTTTGCCAATATTTAAAAAGGTATCTTTCTCATAGCGCCTGTGGTTCAGCGCCAGAATTTCCAGTTGTTCCGCCGTGACGAGCAACGCGAGTTCCACCTCCTGCAAACGGTGAATGCTTTTGGTATTTGCAGAGAGCGTGATGAGACTTTTCCCTCCGATGAGGAGGGTGATAAGTGAGGTAAATAAGAAACCGGCAACGAGTTTTTTTCGAAGCGAGAGGTTGCGAAAGGATGAAAGCCACATGATCTGCCTCCTTGAATCGTATCGATACATCAATCTATTAAAAATGTTTAAAGATGCTCATTCCAGTTAGTGTTCGTCCAGAAACGAGGATTTTTGTTCAAGGTCAAGGCATGCAAAAAATTTTACCGCAGGCATATAGATGATATCGGAGTCTACGCTTACCTCCGAGGATAAAATTTTGAGCATAACGCCGAAATTGGGCAAAAAGACCGTTTCTGGATGGACACTAGTTATCTCGCAGTATATCACCTCTGCTTGAGAAGGAGCTAACGGAAATAGTTTTCTCTTTGGTTTTCCATGGAAAATTCTACGGATGAAACCAGAAAATCCCTTTGAATGTATTGCGAGTTGCTGTGTTTTCCAGAGCTTGAGTAACTTGTCCTTAGGATGAGCATCCTGTACAGTGCACGGCTCTGTATCTGTCCTCTAGTCAGTTTTGTATTCTCTGGGAAAAAACAAGGGGCATGCAAATCCCCTTTGAGTTGAGCGAAAATAATGGAAAAAAATGAACGGTATCTTTGGTTAGGTCGGGACGGAAACCCCGTTGATGATGAGGGGAAAAGAGTGGAAATCCCTTCTGGATGGGGATTCCTTCCCGCAGGTGATGCTGGCCTGACGCGAAAGATTACAGCGAGAAAACAGTTTTGGCGGCTGCAGATTAAAAAAGGGCGACGGGTTATGTCCAAGGGCATATGGGCACCCCAGGCAATCATCGACCAGGCACAGGCAGAGGTTGAGGCACAGCGCTCCAGTCCAGAATATCAACAACGACTTGCTGGACAGCGACGTCGCAGGGAAGCCAAACAGGAGGTCTACGCTCAAGAATTTTTAGATGCGGTCCGTGGCTATCTCAACTTTGCCCCTTGTTACCGTGAGGTGGAAAGGGTGATGGCGGCAGCGATTGCCAATCATGCCGTCCCGGTGGGAAGCGGTACAGTCGCACGAACCACCCGCATTCCCTTGGAAGAACGAGCTTCCCGGGCTGTTATTGCCTGGATGCGACACCAGACCACCGCCTATGATGGCATGTCGATCGCGCGGATCAAAGGGGAGCGGAGACGGGTGCGGAGAATGCTTGCACTTCGTTCAACAGAGCTGCTGAAAGCGTATCGTGAGGGGATGCCCTGTGGGACGGAATGTCCGCTGCAAGGAGCACTGAAAAAAAGAAACCCGACCGATCTGAGCTGATCGGTCGGGGAAAAGGGGAGAATGAGGGAGCGTTAAATTTTAAAGACCCCAACAATCCTATTGAGTTCCTTGGCCAGTTGCAGCATCTCGTCCGCTCGTTGCCTGGAATGCTCGCTACTGGTTGAGATCTCCGCATTGGCGTTGTTGACTTCAGCGACATTAAGGGCGATGGTGTTAGAGACTATGGAGGTCTGACTTACATTTTCGTTGACCTCCTGTAAGCCCATGCTGGCCTGCTCAATATTTTTGGCAATCTCCTCTGTCGCAACCGACTGTTCGGTCACTGCCGAAGCGATGGAAGAAACCAGTTCGCTCACTTCTT
Coding sequences within it:
- a CDS encoding DUF2293 domain-containing protein, producing MEKNERYLWLGRDGNPVDDEGKRVEIPSGWGFLPAGDAGLTRKITARKQFWRLQIKKGRRVMSKGIWAPQAIIDQAQAEVEAQRSSPEYQQRLAGQRRRREAKQEVYAQEFLDAVRGYLNFAPCYREVERVMAAAIANHAVPVGSGTVARTTRIPLEERASRAVIAWMRHQTTAYDGMSIARIKGERRRVRRMLALRSTELLKAYREGMPCGTECPLQGALKKRNPTDLS